One genomic window of Marinobacter adhaerens HP15 includes the following:
- a CDS encoding NfeD family protein, producing the protein MQAHRPMRSQNPARFRAWALVFLAGVLLALASLAHQVFAQQKSSETALVLTVEGAIGPATMDYVTRGIRRAESEGAGLVIIEMDTPGGLMDSMRDIIKVILASDVPVATYVSPQGARAASAGTYILYGSHIAAMAPATNLGSATPVQMGGLPGSPEPESDPASEAPKSEEGSDSASDSSSDSDRQASDDEGKRRGGTAMERKVLEDAVSYIRGLAERHGRNADWAEEAVREAVNLGAEDALEKNVIDVVSPNLRDLLQQVDGRTVRMASGDRTLNTANMEIVRSQPDWRTRLLSVITNPNVAYFLMIIGFYGIIFELANPGAVVPGVIGAISLILALFAFQVLSVNYAGLALILLGLAFIVGEAFVPSFGILGVGGIVAFVTGSIILMDGSHRDISLPTIGGTAVVAAGFILWTVTRFIGLRRRHPVSGAEQITHEEGVALDDFSGDHGHFRGHVRLSGERWNAISEGPVNEGDRVQVTAIEGLTVTVRVIPDNG; encoded by the coding sequence ATGCAGGCACACCGTCCCATGCGATCACAGAATCCCGCCCGCTTCCGGGCCTGGGCTCTGGTATTCCTGGCAGGTGTGCTGCTAGCGCTGGCGTCCCTGGCCCATCAGGTTTTTGCCCAGCAGAAATCCTCCGAAACTGCTCTGGTACTCACCGTTGAGGGGGCTATCGGCCCAGCCACCATGGACTACGTGACCCGGGGCATCCGCCGCGCGGAATCCGAGGGTGCCGGTCTGGTGATTATCGAAATGGATACGCCCGGCGGCCTGATGGATTCCATGCGGGACATCATCAAGGTGATCCTGGCCTCCGACGTTCCTGTCGCGACCTATGTTTCCCCGCAGGGCGCCCGGGCTGCCAGCGCAGGCACCTACATTCTGTATGGCAGTCACATTGCCGCCATGGCGCCTGCCACCAACCTGGGATCGGCCACGCCGGTCCAGATGGGTGGGCTGCCGGGTAGCCCTGAACCCGAGAGCGATCCGGCCTCCGAAGCCCCGAAATCCGAGGAAGGTTCGGATTCCGCCTCCGACTCGTCATCCGACAGCGACCGGCAAGCCAGCGACGACGAAGGCAAACGGCGCGGAGGCACCGCCATGGAGCGAAAGGTTCTGGAGGACGCGGTCAGTTACATCCGCGGCCTGGCCGAACGCCATGGTCGCAACGCCGACTGGGCTGAAGAGGCCGTCCGTGAGGCTGTAAACCTCGGTGCCGAAGACGCGCTGGAGAAGAACGTCATTGATGTGGTCTCTCCCAACCTCCGGGATCTGTTGCAGCAAGTGGATGGACGCACCGTTCGCATGGCGTCAGGCGACAGGACCCTGAACACGGCCAATATGGAAATCGTCAGATCCCAGCCGGACTGGCGGACCCGCCTGTTGTCGGTGATTACCAATCCGAACGTGGCCTACTTTCTGATGATCATCGGCTTCTACGGCATCATCTTCGAGCTGGCCAACCCCGGTGCCGTCGTGCCCGGCGTGATTGGCGCGATTTCGCTGATCCTTGCGCTATTCGCCTTCCAGGTCCTGTCGGTGAATTATGCCGGCCTGGCCCTCATTCTGCTCGGGTTGGCGTTCATCGTGGGCGAGGCTTTTGTGCCCAGTTTCGGGATACTGGGGGTTGGCGGGATTGTCGCCTTCGTGACTGGCTCGATCATCTTGATGGACGGCAGTCACCGGGATATTTCCCTGCCGACCATTGGCGGCACGGCCGTCGTGGCTGCCGGTTTTATCCTGTGGACGGTGACACGGTTTATCGGGCTGCGTCGACGGCATCCGGTCAGTGGTGCTGAACAGATTACCCACGAGGAAGGTGTGGCGCTGGATGACTTCTCCGGAGACCATGGTCATTTTCGCGGCCACGTCCGTCTGAGCGGTGAGCGGTGGAACGCCATCAGCGAAGGACCGGTCAACGAAGGTGACCGGGTTCAGGTGACAGCAATCGAGGGTTTGACGGTAACCGTCAGGGTTATTCCGGACAACGGCTGA
- a CDS encoding potassium/proton antiporter gives MDPTLTLIGALMLVISIVLSPLSSRVGMPVLLIFLVVGMMMGEDGPGGIQFDDFELAFLIANLALGVILLDGGMRTRAETFRVGLKPALVLATLGVAMTAAGAAVVAWWVFDLHWLTALLIGAIISSTDAAAVFSLLQGRGLHLNERVSATLEIESGSNDPMAIFLTLMLVTLIGNDGDHAGWAVLTMLVQQFGVGAVAGIIGGFAVVELANRIRLTPSLYPLLVAAAGISVFSATNALGGSGFLAIYLTGVVIGNRHVRMMPMILQVHDGLAWLAQLCLFLMLGLLVTPSDLIPLAGGGLILALSLIFIIRPLTVMLTLWPFAFNRRELGFISWVGLRGAVPIVLALFPIIADLPEAQLVFHAAFFIVLVSLLVQGTTMTPLARKLRLEVPAGEDPYRRLPLDAPAAGDHELMLFPLRGEIWETPRRLSQLRLPENTAVAGVFRNRVCLQPKADLEVSSGDMVAMFATPSVLPELGKALSGRHAPKYLAERAFFGDFVLNGDALLGDVEQVYGIEFDDLPPELSLAECFARRTKGHPVVGDVVTLGPVTLVARATSADQVTKVGLKMDNSQNG, from the coding sequence ATGGATCCCACCCTGACTCTGATTGGCGCCCTGATGCTGGTCATCAGTATTGTGCTCAGCCCGCTTTCCAGCCGGGTGGGCATGCCGGTGCTGCTGATCTTTCTGGTGGTCGGCATGATGATGGGCGAGGACGGCCCGGGTGGCATCCAGTTCGACGATTTCGAGCTCGCGTTCCTGATTGCCAATCTGGCGCTGGGCGTGATCCTGCTGGACGGCGGCATGCGCACCCGTGCCGAAACCTTCCGCGTGGGGCTGAAACCCGCCCTGGTGCTCGCTACGCTCGGGGTCGCGATGACCGCCGCTGGTGCCGCAGTTGTGGCCTGGTGGGTGTTCGACCTGCACTGGCTGACGGCCCTGCTGATTGGCGCCATCATCTCATCCACCGATGCCGCCGCCGTGTTTTCACTGCTTCAGGGGCGGGGCCTGCACCTGAACGAACGGGTCAGTGCCACCCTGGAGATCGAATCGGGCAGTAACGACCCCATGGCGATTTTCCTGACCCTGATGCTGGTCACGCTCATCGGTAACGATGGCGACCACGCGGGCTGGGCGGTCTTGACCATGCTGGTGCAGCAGTTCGGTGTCGGCGCCGTTGCCGGGATCATTGGCGGTTTCGCCGTGGTTGAGCTGGCCAACCGGATCCGCCTGACGCCTTCGCTGTATCCCCTTCTGGTCGCCGCTGCTGGCATCTCGGTGTTTTCTGCCACAAACGCCCTCGGCGGCAGCGGATTTCTCGCCATTTATCTGACCGGCGTGGTGATCGGTAACCGCCATGTCCGGATGATGCCGATGATCCTGCAGGTACACGATGGTCTGGCATGGTTGGCCCAACTGTGCCTGTTCCTGATGCTCGGACTGCTGGTAACGCCCTCCGATCTGATTCCTCTGGCCGGCGGCGGGTTGATCCTGGCCCTCTCGCTGATCTTCATTATCCGCCCGCTGACGGTCATGCTCACCCTCTGGCCGTTTGCCTTCAATCGCCGCGAGCTTGGTTTCATCAGCTGGGTCGGCCTCCGGGGTGCGGTGCCGATTGTACTGGCCCTGTTCCCGATCATCGCCGACTTGCCGGAAGCCCAACTGGTCTTCCACGCGGCTTTCTTTATCGTGCTGGTCTCGCTCCTGGTTCAGGGCACCACCATGACACCCCTGGCCCGGAAACTTCGCCTGGAAGTTCCGGCCGGAGAGGATCCCTATCGAAGGCTGCCCCTGGATGCGCCGGCCGCCGGCGACCATGAATTGATGCTGTTCCCGCTGCGGGGCGAAATCTGGGAGACGCCGCGGCGGCTGAGCCAGCTGCGGCTTCCTGAGAACACGGCCGTCGCCGGCGTCTTCCGGAACCGGGTTTGCCTGCAGCCGAAAGCCGATCTGGAAGTTTCCAGTGGCGACATGGTGGCGATGTTCGCAACCCCCAGTGTGCTGCCCGAGCTCGGCAAGGCCCTGAGCGGCCGCCACGCGCCCAAGTACCTGGCTGAACGCGCATTTTTCGGAGATTTTGTGCTCAACGGCGATGCCCTGCTGGGTGACGTCGAGCAGGTTTATGGCATTGAATTCGACGATCTGCCTCCGGAACTGTCCCTGGCTGAATGCTTTGCGAGGCGCACCAAGGGGCACCCGGTTGTCGGTGACGTGGTTACCCTTGGCCCGGTAACGCTGGTGGCCCGGGCCACCAGTGCTGACCAGGTAACCAAGGTGGGACTGAAGATGGACAATTCACAAAATGGTTGA
- a CDS encoding TetR/AcrR family transcriptional regulator has translation MARHARYDRKTALEKAVGLFWEKGYHGSSMKQIEQALDMRPGSIYATFGSKDGLFSEALAAYAEQGGRELAVHLKGFDSIVDGLQDYLRGIACSCGDGSAAPSRACMIVKTLLESSNTHSALADQANSILAAIEGSLADLVEQARVKGELAQSVDSRRLARLLQAQIMGLRSMGERNLDPQAMKDLGDDMASILDGYRTQH, from the coding sequence ATGGCCAGACACGCACGCTATGACCGAAAAACCGCTCTGGAAAAGGCCGTTGGCCTGTTCTGGGAGAAGGGCTATCACGGCAGCTCCATGAAGCAGATCGAGCAGGCCCTCGATATGCGGCCGGGCAGCATCTACGCCACGTTTGGCAGCAAGGACGGTCTGTTTTCAGAAGCACTGGCCGCCTATGCGGAACAGGGCGGCCGGGAGTTGGCCGTTCACCTCAAGGGTTTTGATTCCATTGTTGACGGCCTTCAGGACTATCTGCGCGGCATCGCCTGCAGTTGCGGCGACGGAAGCGCGGCACCCTCACGAGCCTGCATGATCGTGAAAACGCTGCTGGAATCCAGCAATACGCATTCGGCCCTGGCGGACCAGGCCAACAGCATTCTAGCCGCGATCGAGGGATCTCTTGCAGACCTGGTAGAGCAGGCTCGGGTGAAAGGGGAGCTGGCGCAATCCGTAGACAGCCGTCGACTTGCCCGGCTCCTGCAGGCGCAGATCATGGGCCTGAGATCCATGGGTGAACGCAATCTGGATCCGCAAGCCATGAAAGACCTTGGTGACGATATGGCCTCCATCCTGGACGGGTATCGCACCCAACATTAA
- a CDS encoding Lpp/OprI family alanine-zipper lipoprotein, producing the protein MRKLTIAGIALATALTAGCATTDQGAIDEANATASSAERTAENALNTANSAASSARTAQQTAEEALAAAKAAQKAADEANERAKRMLERASQK; encoded by the coding sequence ATGCGTAAACTGACGATCGCCGGGATTGCACTGGCCACTGCTCTGACTGCAGGTTGTGCCACCACTGACCAGGGCGCTATCGACGAAGCAAATGCAACCGCCAGCTCCGCTGAGCGCACTGCAGAAAATGCACTGAACACCGCTAACAGCGCTGCAAGCTCTGCACGTACTGCCCAGCAGACTGCAGAAGAAGCTCTGGCCGCTGCCAAGGCAGCCCAGAAAGCCGCTGACGAAGCAAACGAGCGTGCCAAGCGTATGCTCGAGCGTGCCAGCCAGAAATAA
- a CDS encoding TMEM165/GDT1 family protein, with protein MDAFLASTVAVAIAEIGDKTQLLSLFLVARYATRLPIILGIFVATVLNHALSAWLGAWVASFIPEAWLPWILAGSFVAIALWLLVPDKDDSDDSKFLGMGAFMATTIMFFLAEIGDKTQVATVVLAARFTETFWVILGTTVGMLLANIPVIMAGRWLMERLPLATARIGASVLFVALAVVTVWATYMNS; from the coding sequence ATGGACGCTTTTCTCGCTTCGACGGTTGCTGTTGCCATAGCGGAAATTGGTGACAAGACCCAGTTGCTCTCGCTTTTCCTGGTTGCCCGATACGCCACCCGCCTGCCTATTATTCTCGGCATTTTTGTCGCAACGGTTCTCAATCACGCCTTATCTGCCTGGCTCGGTGCCTGGGTCGCTTCTTTCATTCCGGAAGCCTGGTTGCCGTGGATTCTGGCCGGCAGTTTTGTTGCGATCGCGCTCTGGTTGCTGGTACCGGACAAGGACGACAGCGATGATTCAAAGTTCCTGGGCATGGGGGCGTTCATGGCCACCACCATCATGTTCTTTCTGGCGGAGATCGGCGACAAGACGCAGGTTGCGACCGTCGTTCTCGCTGCCAGGTTTACCGAGACGTTCTGGGTTATTCTGGGCACCACGGTGGGTATGCTGCTGGCCAATATACCGGTTATCATGGCGGGACGCTGGCTGATGGAGAGGTTGCCCCTCGCCACAGCGCGGATTGGTGCAAGTGTGTTGTTTGTGGCGCTTGCCGTCGTAACAGTATGGGCGACCTATATGAACTCCTGA
- a CDS encoding carboxymuconolactone decarboxylase family protein — MTDFPLHDKDTAPEKSRPLLDNSLKAFGMIPGLHAVMAEAPGILEGYQQLHQLVLDSSFDNDEKTVVWQTINVENACHYCVPAHTGIAKMMDVSDDITNALRDETPLPSDKLEALRTFTLAVMRKHGNVSKEDLVAFYEAGYQHRQVLEVILVLSQKVMSNYVNHIAETPVDEPFKKFEWQKKQ, encoded by the coding sequence ATGACAGATTTCCCCCTTCACGACAAAGACACGGCACCGGAGAAATCCAGACCATTGCTGGACAACTCGCTCAAGGCGTTCGGCATGATTCCTGGCCTGCATGCGGTCATGGCGGAGGCGCCGGGCATCCTTGAGGGTTACCAGCAACTGCATCAACTGGTGCTGGACAGCAGCTTTGACAATGATGAAAAGACCGTCGTCTGGCAGACCATCAACGTGGAAAACGCCTGTCATTACTGCGTTCCGGCCCATACCGGGATTGCCAAAATGATGGACGTGTCTGACGACATTACCAATGCACTGCGGGACGAAACGCCGCTGCCGAGCGACAAGCTCGAGGCGCTCAGAACCTTCACTCTCGCGGTCATGCGCAAACACGGCAATGTCAGCAAAGAGGATCTGGTCGCGTTTTATGAAGCGGGCTACCAGCACCGCCAGGTACTGGAAGTGATTCTGGTATTGTCCCAGAAAGTCATGAGTAACTACGTCAACCACATTGCGGAGACGCCCGTTGATGAGCCGTTCAAGAAGTTTGAATGGCAGAAGAAGCAGTAA
- a CDS encoding L,D-transpeptidase family protein, translating to MSIFRALLSSLALLCMAAAPTAVATELLAKADTRMPVATMYEPAEIQNVSRVVVRKGERRLYLMDGEDVVRSYRISLGDNPEGHKLYEGDERTPEGDYTLDWRNAESDFYKSIHISYPSERDRELASAWGLDPGGSIMIHGLPNNVGDMAFAYTGLDWTDGCIAVTNEEMDEIWQLVSNGTPISIHP from the coding sequence ATGAGCATTTTCCGCGCCCTATTATCCAGCCTCGCCCTGCTCTGCATGGCGGCCGCTCCAACCGCCGTTGCAACCGAGCTGCTGGCCAAGGCCGACACCCGGATGCCGGTTGCCACAATGTATGAGCCCGCGGAAATTCAGAACGTCAGTAGGGTGGTGGTTCGCAAGGGAGAGCGCCGTCTGTACCTGATGGATGGCGAGGACGTGGTTCGCAGCTACCGCATTTCCCTGGGCGACAATCCGGAAGGCCACAAGCTGTACGAGGGTGACGAACGCACACCGGAAGGCGATTACACCCTGGACTGGCGCAATGCCGAGAGCGATTTCTACAAATCCATCCACATCTCCTATCCCAGTGAGCGGGATCGGGAACTGGCATCCGCCTGGGGCCTGGACCCCGGTGGCAGCATCATGATCCACGGCCTGCCCAATAACGTGGGCGACATGGCCTTTGCCTATACCGGCCTGGACTGGACCGATGGCTGCATCGCCGTCACCAACGAAGAGATGGACGAAATCTGGCAACTGGTGTCCAACGGAACCCCTATCAGCATTCACCCATGA
- a CDS encoding NAD(P)/FAD-dependent oxidoreductase gives MDNLHHIVVVGGGAGGLELVTSLGNKLGKKGKARITLVDSGLTHVWKPLLHEVASGSLDASANEINYRAHARKHHYEFQLGRMSGLDRDSKKVVIAPFHDVDGTEVVPERHIPYDTLVIAVGSTANDFGTPGAQDNCLFLDSLKQARRFHNLMLNAFLRKNHEALQGAEHTLNISIIGAGATGVELAAELRLASRELPVYGMNHLQPSDVSISVIEAADRILPALPGRLSAAATRELEHQRVKVLTGQPVSEVRPSTVVMKDGTELPSEMTIWAAGIKAPAFLAELEGLEVNRSNQLVVEQTLQTTQDANIFAFGDCAACPQPDSDLPVPPRAQAAHQQADTLFKTLCNRLDNGEAVPFVYNDHGSLINFSRYTTVGNLMGNLSGRSMYIEGKVARMFYLSLYRMHQVALHGMFRTGIIWLMDKISRAMQPRLKLH, from the coding sequence ATGGATAACCTTCATCACATTGTTGTGGTCGGCGGTGGCGCCGGCGGTCTCGAACTTGTTACCAGCCTCGGCAACAAACTCGGTAAAAAGGGAAAAGCCAGAATCACGCTGGTGGATTCCGGTCTGACCCACGTCTGGAAACCCCTGCTGCACGAAGTTGCCTCCGGTTCCCTGGATGCCAGCGCGAACGAGATCAACTACCGCGCCCATGCCCGCAAACACCACTACGAATTCCAGCTCGGCCGCATGAGCGGACTGGACCGCGATAGCAAGAAAGTGGTCATAGCCCCGTTCCACGATGTCGACGGCACAGAGGTCGTTCCCGAACGCCATATCCCCTACGACACACTGGTGATTGCCGTGGGCAGCACCGCCAACGACTTTGGCACGCCCGGCGCCCAGGACAACTGCCTGTTTCTGGACAGCCTCAAACAGGCCCGGCGCTTTCACAACCTGATGCTCAACGCCTTTCTGCGCAAGAATCACGAGGCGTTGCAGGGGGCTGAGCATACCCTGAATATCAGCATCATCGGCGCGGGTGCCACCGGTGTGGAACTGGCAGCAGAATTGCGACTGGCGTCCCGCGAGCTGCCGGTGTACGGCATGAACCACCTTCAGCCCTCGGACGTTTCCATTTCCGTGATCGAGGCCGCCGACCGCATTCTTCCCGCCCTTCCTGGCCGGCTGTCTGCGGCGGCCACCAGGGAGCTGGAACACCAGCGGGTGAAAGTGCTGACCGGCCAGCCGGTAAGTGAAGTCAGGCCCAGTACGGTCGTGATGAAAGACGGCACCGAATTACCCTCGGAAATGACCATCTGGGCAGCAGGCATCAAGGCCCCGGCCTTCCTGGCCGAGCTGGAAGGTCTGGAGGTGAACCGGAGCAATCAACTGGTGGTGGAACAGACCCTGCAAACCACCCAGGATGCCAATATCTTCGCCTTCGGCGACTGCGCTGCCTGTCCGCAACCGGATTCCGACCTGCCGGTTCCCCCCCGGGCCCAGGCTGCGCACCAGCAGGCAGACACCCTGTTCAAGACCCTCTGCAACCGCCTGGACAATGGCGAGGCGGTGCCCTTCGTCTACAACGACCACGGTTCGCTGATCAATTTCAGCCGCTACACCACCGTCGGCAATCTGATGGGCAACCTGTCCGGCCGCAGCATGTACATCGAGGGCAAGGTGGCCCGCATGTTCTACCTGTCCCTCTACCGGATGCATCAGGTAGCCCTGCACGGCATGTTCCGCACCGGGATTATCTGGCTGATGGATAAAATCAGCCGTGCCATGCAACCCCGACTCAAACTACACTAG
- a CDS encoding slipin family protein, with the protein MIGDLIPYLAPTVVLLLILASAIKILPEYERGVVFFLGRFQGVKGPGLIIVIPGIQQMVRVDLRVITLDVPSQDVISRDNVTVRVNAVLYFRVVDPERAIIRVEDFNSATSQLAQTTLRSVLGKHDLDEMLSERDKLNSDIQEIIDAQTEEWGIKVANVEIKHVDLNESMIRAIARQAEAERERRAKVIHAEGELQASKKLVEAADVMSTNSGSMQLRYLQTLADMSNTNSSTIVFPLPMELMTTFLKENKPFTPDKSEPEKPDSGA; encoded by the coding sequence ATGATTGGCGATCTGATTCCCTATTTGGCACCCACGGTGGTGTTACTGCTGATTCTCGCTTCGGCCATCAAGATCCTGCCGGAGTATGAGCGGGGCGTCGTGTTCTTTCTCGGTCGGTTCCAGGGTGTTAAAGGCCCGGGGCTGATCATTGTGATTCCCGGCATTCAGCAGATGGTGCGGGTGGACCTGCGGGTCATCACTCTGGATGTGCCCAGCCAAGATGTCATTTCCCGGGATAACGTGACGGTGCGAGTGAATGCCGTGCTTTATTTTCGTGTCGTGGATCCGGAGCGGGCCATTATCCGGGTGGAGGATTTCAATTCCGCTACCAGCCAGCTTGCCCAGACAACTCTCCGGTCGGTGCTGGGTAAGCACGACCTGGATGAAATGCTGTCAGAACGGGACAAGCTCAATTCCGATATCCAGGAGATCATCGATGCCCAGACGGAGGAATGGGGCATCAAGGTGGCCAATGTGGAAATCAAACACGTGGATCTCAACGAATCGATGATTCGTGCCATTGCCCGCCAGGCGGAGGCCGAGCGTGAGCGGCGTGCCAAGGTCATCCACGCCGAAGGCGAATTGCAGGCATCCAAAAAGCTGGTGGAAGCGGCGGATGTCATGTCTACCAATTCCGGTTCCATGCAGTTGCGTTATCTCCAGACCCTGGCGGATATGAGCAACACAAACTCATCCACTATTGTGTTCCCTCTGCCCATGGAACTGATGACCACGTTCCTGAAGGAGAACAAGCCCTTTACGCCGGATAAATCCGAACCGGAAAAGCCCGATTCCGGGGCATAA
- a CDS encoding L,D-transpeptidase family protein, giving the protein MWFRFLAVFSLAQFLVFPTAVFAEAQDAASDPESPEEPDRSPRVPTFPVQGDLAGELGVFETRYEDTFAAIGNRLAMGYLELVKANPGVDPWLPGDGTTITLPRQYVLPDARREGIVINLAEYRLYYFTDEGVQVYPVGVGTAENPSPLTDAEVTMPLESPAWYPPASIRAEYEASGDYLPRMIPPGPGNPLGTHALLLSEKGYLIHGTNKKFGVGMPVSHGCFRMYNEDISRFVYQVEKGTPVQVVHDAVKIGFSDGEVWLEVHRPHEDYPREDRERLWQQVFAEVEAFRSRHPEVEVKRGAIELAVDQADGLPTMIGERVTRMAADKTVEDKSPESAKEPEQRLYF; this is encoded by the coding sequence ATGTGGTTCAGATTTTTAGCGGTTTTTTCTCTGGCACAGTTTCTGGTGTTCCCGACCGCCGTGTTTGCGGAGGCTCAGGATGCTGCCAGCGACCCGGAATCCCCCGAGGAGCCGGATCGAAGCCCTCGTGTGCCCACATTCCCTGTCCAGGGGGATCTGGCCGGAGAGCTCGGTGTTTTTGAAACCCGTTATGAGGACACCTTTGCCGCCATTGGTAACCGTTTGGCCATGGGGTACCTGGAGCTGGTCAAGGCCAATCCTGGTGTGGACCCCTGGCTACCCGGCGACGGCACCACCATCACCCTGCCGCGCCAGTACGTGCTGCCGGACGCCCGGCGGGAAGGCATCGTTATCAATCTTGCCGAGTACCGCCTGTATTACTTCACCGATGAGGGTGTGCAGGTTTACCCCGTGGGCGTTGGCACGGCAGAGAATCCGTCGCCTCTGACCGATGCCGAGGTCACCATGCCACTTGAGTCCCCGGCCTGGTATCCGCCTGCGAGCATTCGAGCAGAGTACGAGGCGTCCGGAGACTATCTGCCCAGGATGATTCCGCCCGGCCCCGGCAACCCGCTTGGCACCCACGCCCTGCTCCTGAGTGAAAAAGGCTATCTGATCCACGGTACCAACAAGAAATTTGGCGTCGGCATGCCGGTCAGCCATGGTTGTTTCCGGATGTACAACGAGGATATCTCCCGGTTCGTGTATCAGGTCGAGAAGGGCACGCCGGTCCAGGTTGTCCACGACGCCGTCAAGATCGGTTTTTCGGATGGCGAGGTCTGGCTGGAAGTCCACCGTCCCCATGAAGACTACCCCCGCGAAGATCGAGAGCGCTTGTGGCAACAGGTGTTCGCTGAAGTTGAAGCTTTCCGGAGCCGTCATCCGGAAGTCGAGGTCAAACGCGGTGCCATTGAACTGGCCGTCGACCAGGCGGATGGCCTGCCGACCATGATTGGTGAGCGGGTGACCCGGATGGCCGCCGACAAGACCGTGGAAGACAAGTCGCCGGAATCGGCCAAGGAGCCGGAGCAGCGGCTATACTTCTGA
- a CDS encoding MDR family MFS transporter — MADNSVEGLKARYGDRWRWLAVATVMIGTMATVLSATVVNVALHDIMVEFGIRQGQVHWLATGFIAAMTTTMLASSWLLDHFGVRKTLAVAMFLFTLISLAGGFAETPGQLIAARIGQGAMAGLMQPMGMYLVFRIFPRDRRGQAMGIYGMGVILAPALGPVLGGFLVDQLDWRYVMFAPAPVTLLGVFMAWRFLPLPVSRPAPYRFDLPGLVLLGFTIALSLDALNRLQQAAGQKSWILIEGLLALGGLLLFVLRERQTAHPLVNIALLRKPVFVFACLGAMALGLALFGSTYLIPLFVQTALGFSATEAGLLMLPAGIVLGMTFPLAGRMADRHSARGLVVFGIGAFALSAVLFALSDLELAFGWLVLWTVLGRIGIGFMLPALSTGALNPLEPQELGAGSSTLNFMRQLGGAFGVNLVALTIEFGEHTSGMPTINAFHSAWWLVAAFVAVAAIPVWRMRV; from the coding sequence GATGATAGGCACCATGGCCACCGTGCTCAGCGCCACCGTGGTGAACGTGGCGTTGCACGATATCATGGTGGAGTTCGGCATTCGCCAGGGCCAGGTTCACTGGCTGGCAACGGGCTTTATCGCCGCCATGACCACCACCATGCTGGCCTCCTCCTGGCTGCTGGATCACTTCGGGGTTCGCAAGACCCTTGCCGTAGCCATGTTTCTCTTTACCCTGATTTCCCTTGCCGGCGGTTTTGCCGAGACGCCGGGGCAGCTTATCGCCGCCCGGATCGGCCAGGGTGCCATGGCCGGCCTGATGCAGCCCATGGGCATGTATCTGGTGTTCCGGATTTTCCCCCGCGATCGCCGCGGCCAGGCCATGGGTATCTACGGTATGGGGGTGATTCTGGCCCCGGCCCTCGGTCCGGTGCTGGGAGGCTTTCTGGTTGATCAGCTGGACTGGCGCTACGTGATGTTTGCACCGGCTCCGGTCACGTTGCTGGGTGTTTTCATGGCCTGGCGCTTCCTGCCCTTGCCGGTGTCCCGGCCAGCCCCCTATCGCTTTGATCTCCCCGGCCTTGTATTGCTCGGGTTTACCATCGCCCTGTCGCTCGATGCTCTGAACCGGTTGCAACAGGCGGCAGGCCAGAAGAGCTGGATCCTGATCGAAGGGCTACTGGCCCTCGGCGGGCTGCTGCTCTTCGTGCTGCGTGAGCGGCAAACTGCCCATCCTCTGGTGAACATTGCCCTGCTGCGCAAGCCGGTCTTTGTTTTCGCCTGCCTGGGTGCCATGGCACTGGGGCTGGCGCTGTTCGGATCCACCTACCTCATTCCATTATTCGTACAGACAGCTCTGGGCTTCAGTGCGACGGAGGCAGGTTTGCTGATGCTGCCCGCGGGGATTGTCCTGGGTATGACGTTTCCGTTGGCGGGCCGTATGGCCGACAGGCACAGTGCCCGGGGTTTGGTGGTGTTCGGTATTGGGGCATTTGCCCTTTCCGCCGTGCTGTTCGCGCTGTCCGATCTTGAGCTCGCCTTTGGCTGGCTGGTGCTCTGGACAGTGCTGGGCCGCATCGGTATCGGTTTCATGCTCCCGGCCCTCTCGACCGGCGCCCTGAATCCGCTGGAACCACAGGAGCTGGGGGCCGGCTCGAGCACGCTTAACTTCATGCGCCAGCTCGGTGGCGCCTTTGGCGTTAACCTGGTGGCACTGACCATTGAATTTGGTGAGCACACCTCCGGGATGCCCACGATCAACGCGTTCCACTCGGCCTGGTGGCTGGTAGCGGCATTCGTAGCGGTTGCGGCGATCCCGGTGTGGCGAATGCGGGTCTAG